In Rhodospirillum rubrum ATCC 11170, a genomic segment contains:
- a CDS encoding carbohydrate ABC transporter permease → MRDLDRLIPKLVIAPSFAAALLFVYGFIGWTVYISFTKSGILPRYELDGVGQYARLFANPRWDVAVSNLFVFGGLFIALCLVIGILLAILIDQKIRAEGVLRTIYLYPMAVSFIVTGTAWKWILNPGLGLDKVMHGLGWEGFSFDWLINPERAIYTVVIAGVWQSSGFVMALFLAGLRSFDQEVIKAATIDGAGMPTVYFRIILPSLHAVFLSAVVVLAHLAVKSFDLVVALTGGGPGYATDMPATFMYAMAFQRSQLGTAAASAVMMLMTVMAIIVPYLYSELRERRS, encoded by the coding sequence ATGCGCGACCTTGATCGTCTGATCCCCAAGCTGGTCATCGCCCCGTCGTTCGCCGCCGCCTTGCTGTTCGTCTATGGCTTCATCGGCTGGACGGTTTACATCTCGTTCACCAAATCGGGCATCCTGCCACGCTATGAATTGGACGGCGTTGGGCAATACGCCCGGTTGTTCGCCAATCCGCGCTGGGATGTGGCGGTGAGCAATCTGTTCGTTTTCGGCGGGCTGTTCATCGCCTTGTGTTTGGTGATCGGCATCTTGTTGGCGATTCTGATCGACCAGAAGATCCGCGCCGAGGGCGTGCTGCGCACCATCTATCTGTATCCGATGGCGGTGTCGTTCATCGTGACCGGCACCGCCTGGAAATGGATCCTCAACCCCGGCCTGGGCCTTGATAAGGTCATGCACGGCCTGGGCTGGGAGGGGTTTTCCTTCGACTGGCTGATCAACCCCGAGAGGGCGATCTATACGGTGGTCATCGCCGGGGTCTGGCAGTCGTCGGGCTTCGTCATGGCGCTGTTCCTGGCGGGCCTGCGGTCGTTCGATCAAGAGGTGATCAAGGCGGCGACCATCGACGGCGCCGGCATGCCGACCGTCTATTTCCGCATCATCTTGCCGTCGCTGCATGCGGTGTTCTTGTCGGCGGTGGTGGTGCTGGCCCATTTGGCGGTGAAAAGCTTCGATCTGGTGGTGGCCCTGACCGGTGGCGGGCCGGGCTATGCCACCGATATGCCGGCGACCTTCATGTATGCCATGGCCTTCCAGCGCAGCCAGCTTGGCACGGCGGCGGCCAGCGCGGTGATGATGCTGATGACGGTGATGGCCATCATCGTGCCCTATCTCTATTCCGAATTGCGGGAGCGCCGGTCATGA
- a CDS encoding ABC transporter substrate-binding protein — protein sequence MRKTTGGGFGVSCLSALALVAGLAIAAPKPAAAGGSVEVLHWWTAGGEAKAVSALKDQFEAEGGTWIDSPVAGGGGDAAMTALRSRVIAGNPPSAVQLKGPSIQEWAAEGVVANLDDIAKAENWDKLLPALLKSVVTYEGHYVAVPVNIHRVDWLWANPAVLAKAGVAVPTTWDEFNTAAEALKAKGIIPLAHGGQPWQDATLFEVVVLGLGGPAFYHKALVELDDAALRGDTMVKVFDQMRRLRGFVDPNFSGRDWNLATAMVINGEAGFQIMGDWAKGEFLGAGKVPGKDFLCIAAPGKGFLLNSDSLVMFDVKGADKIEGQKTLARLVLGETFQRTFNTLKGSIPARQGMDLADFDACAQKSQADLTKAIAADSLEPSMAHEMAVPRSVRGAIMDVVTAHFNSSESSAEAVAHLADSIAQAR from the coding sequence ATGCGCAAGACCACGGGTGGCGGGTTCGGTGTCTCGTGTTTGAGTGCTTTGGCGCTGGTCGCCGGGCTGGCGATCGCCGCGCCCAAACCGGCGGCGGCGGGCGGTTCGGTCGAGGTGTTGCATTGGTGGACGGCGGGCGGCGAAGCCAAGGCGGTTTCGGCGCTGAAGGATCAGTTCGAGGCCGAGGGCGGCACCTGGATCGATTCGCCGGTGGCCGGCGGTGGCGGCGACGCGGCGATGACCGCTTTGCGCTCGCGGGTGATCGCCGGCAATCCGCCCTCGGCCGTGCAGCTCAAGGGGCCGTCGATCCAGGAATGGGCGGCCGAGGGCGTGGTCGCCAATCTCGATGACATCGCCAAGGCCGAAAACTGGGACAAGCTGCTGCCCGCCCTGCTGAAGTCGGTGGTGACCTACGAGGGGCATTACGTCGCCGTTCCGGTCAATATCCACCGTGTCGATTGGCTGTGGGCCAATCCGGCGGTTCTGGCCAAGGCCGGCGTCGCCGTGCCGACCACCTGGGACGAGTTCAATACCGCCGCCGAGGCCCTGAAGGCCAAGGGGATCATTCCGCTGGCCCATGGCGGCCAGCCCTGGCAGGACGCCACCTTGTTTGAAGTGGTGGTTCTGGGCCTGGGCGGGCCGGCCTTCTACCACAAGGCCCTGGTCGAATTGGACGACGCCGCCCTGCGCGGCGATACCATGGTCAAGGTGTTCGACCAGATGCGCCGCCTGCGCGGCTTCGTCGATCCCAACTTCTCGGGCCGCGACTGGAACCTTGCCACCGCCATGGTGATCAACGGCGAGGCCGGCTTCCAGATCATGGGCGACTGGGCCAAGGGCGAATTCCTGGGCGCGGGCAAGGTCCCGGGCAAGGATTTCCTGTGCATCGCCGCGCCGGGCAAGGGTTTCTTGCTCAATTCCGACAGTCTGGTGATGTTCGACGTCAAGGGCGCCGATAAGATCGAGGGTCAGAAGACCCTGGCCCGCTTGGTGCTGGGCGAAACGTTCCAACGCACCTTCAACACCCTGAAGGGCTCGATCCCCGCCCGTCAGGGCATGGATCTGGCCGATTTCGACGCTTGCGCCCAGAAATCCCAAGCCGACCTGACCAAAGCCATCGCCGCCGATAGCCTGGAGCCAAGCATGGCCCATGAAATGGCCGTTCCACGCTCGGTGCGCGGGGCGATCATGGATGTGGTCACCGCGCATTTCAATTCAAGCGAATCCTCGGCCGAGGCCGTGGCCCATCTCGCCGACTCCATCGCCCAGGCCCGTTAG